Proteins from a genomic interval of Kaistia defluvii:
- a CDS encoding ATP-binding cassette domain-containing protein, whose product MSAASPTEPAALVPALKARALNKRYGRVVALDNADFDLMPNEILAVIGDNGAGKSTLIKALTGAVSPDHGEIWLNGQPVAFKSPIEARNLGIETVYQNLALSPALSIADNMFLGREKRREDFIGRMFRTLDKPYMQKVARQKLTELGLLTIQNINQPVETLSGGQRQGVAVARAAAFGSRVVIMDEPTAALGVKESRKVLETILRLKERGLPIVLISHNMPHVFEVADRIHIHRLGKRIAVINPKNHTMSDAVAIMTGAMAPPIDEAA is encoded by the coding sequence ATGAGCGCCGCAAGCCCCACCGAACCCGCCGCCCTGGTCCCCGCGCTCAAGGCCCGCGCACTCAACAAGCGCTATGGCCGCGTCGTCGCCCTGGACAATGCCGATTTCGACCTGATGCCGAACGAGATCCTCGCCGTCATCGGCGACAACGGCGCAGGCAAATCGACCCTGATCAAGGCGCTCACCGGCGCGGTCAGCCCCGACCACGGCGAGATCTGGCTGAACGGCCAGCCGGTCGCCTTCAAGAGCCCGATCGAGGCCCGCAACCTGGGCATCGAGACGGTCTACCAGAACCTCGCCTTGTCGCCGGCGCTATCGATCGCCGACAACATGTTCCTCGGCCGCGAGAAGCGGCGCGAGGACTTCATCGGCCGGATGTTTAGGACCCTCGACAAGCCCTACATGCAGAAGGTGGCGCGCCAGAAGCTGACGGAACTGGGGCTGCTGACGATCCAGAACATCAACCAGCCGGTCGAGACGCTTTCCGGCGGACAGCGCCAGGGCGTGGCGGTGGCGCGCGCCGCCGCCTTCGGCAGCCGGGTGGTGATCATGGACGAGCCGACTGCGGCGCTCGGCGTCAAGGAATCGCGAAAAGTGCTGGAGACGATCCTGCGCCTCAAGGAGCGGGGCCTGCCGATCGTGCTGATCAGCCACAACATGCCGCATGTCTTCGAGGTGGCCGACCGCATCCACATCCATCGTCTCGGCAAACGCATCGCCGTGATCAATCCGAAGAACCACACCATGTCCGACGCCGTGGCGATCATGACCGGCGCCATGGCCCCGCCGATCGACGAAGCCGCCTGA
- a CDS encoding CHASE2 domain-containing protein, translating into MRFFGRPVYFLAVAAFLGGAVLLRVADPFPVQAIRLLAFDLYQRMAPAAPLAEPPVVVVDIDETSLKAIGQWPWPRTVLAELTRKLSEAGAASIAFDVLFSEPDQSSPEEVVKRLPPEQAALVTASIGSAPTHDRAFAEALARSPSVLGLSLSGGGAPLPHLNAGFATAGDDPRPFIPNFAGAVANVPALDAAAKGLGSINWLQDRDQIVRRVPLVLRVGDTLVPSLAAEALRVAQDAGSYILKGSNASGEEAFGRSTGLNHVRIGALVVPTDADGAIWLRFRPSDPENFVSARDVLAGSLPARSMEGRIVLVGTSAAGLLDLRATPLDSAVPGVEIHAQVIEHILTGRSLTRPDYASGLEIAGIVALGLLLALVLPLVSAGIAAILGVLAIGGILVGGFLAYDWAGLLFDPFYPALVIALLVIGSVLYTFRQAERARAGIRRAFQYYVAPAVVDEIIADPTRLELGGEMRELTLLFCDVRNFTTLAEGLSATELTSFINELMTPLSDILLEHRGTIDKYMGDAVMAFWNAPLDDPDHARHALDAAEAMMDAMVGLNARWQAAAAERGRAMPEVRIGIGINTGACCVGNLGTARRFDYSAIGDEVNIASRLEQLTKEYGLGVIVGEPTVRAAGTDGLVEIDRIQVRGRHGVSRIFTMVPDDAEPDFVEAQQAFAAVLPQQDPAIWREAFYRAKSSAPARFAGYYQLMLERLSARGGLGGEPSPQITIDL; encoded by the coding sequence ATGCGATTCTTCGGCAGGCCCGTCTATTTCCTGGCAGTCGCAGCGTTTCTCGGGGGCGCTGTGCTGTTGCGCGTCGCCGATCCGTTCCCGGTCCAGGCGATCCGCCTGCTCGCCTTCGATCTCTATCAGCGCATGGCGCCGGCCGCGCCGCTGGCCGAGCCGCCCGTCGTGGTCGTCGACATCGACGAGACCTCGCTGAAGGCCATCGGCCAATGGCCATGGCCGCGCACGGTTCTGGCGGAACTGACCCGCAAGCTGTCGGAGGCGGGGGCCGCCTCGATCGCCTTCGACGTGTTGTTTTCAGAGCCCGACCAGAGCTCGCCGGAAGAGGTGGTCAAGCGCCTGCCGCCGGAGCAGGCGGCGCTGGTCACCGCCTCGATCGGCTCCGCGCCGACGCATGACAGGGCCTTTGCCGAGGCGCTCGCCCGGAGCCCTTCGGTGCTTGGCCTGTCGCTGTCGGGCGGGGGCGCGCCGCTGCCGCATCTGAACGCCGGCTTCGCCACGGCCGGCGACGACCCGCGCCCCTTCATCCCGAATTTTGCCGGCGCCGTCGCCAACGTGCCGGCGCTCGACGCGGCGGCGAAGGGGCTCGGCTCGATCAACTGGCTGCAGGATCGCGACCAGATCGTGCGCCGCGTGCCGCTGGTGCTCCGAGTCGGCGATACGCTGGTGCCGTCGCTGGCAGCGGAGGCTTTGCGCGTCGCGCAGGACGCGGGCTCCTATATCCTCAAGGGATCGAACGCCAGCGGCGAGGAGGCTTTCGGCCGCTCGACCGGCCTCAACCACGTCCGGATTGGTGCGCTGGTGGTTCCGACCGATGCCGATGGCGCAATCTGGCTGCGCTTCCGGCCGAGCGACCCCGAGAACTTCGTCTCCGCCAGGGATGTGCTCGCCGGCAGCCTTCCCGCCCGCTCGATGGAGGGCCGGATCGTGCTCGTCGGCACGTCCGCGGCCGGCCTGCTCGACCTGCGGGCCACGCCGCTCGATTCCGCCGTTCCGGGCGTCGAGATCCACGCCCAGGTGATCGAACACATCCTGACCGGCCGCTCGCTGACCCGGCCCGATTATGCCAGCGGATTGGAGATCGCCGGCATTGTCGCGCTCGGCCTGCTGCTGGCGCTGGTGCTGCCGTTGGTCTCGGCGGGCATCGCCGCGATCCTCGGCGTACTGGCGATCGGCGGCATCCTGGTCGGCGGCTTCCTCGCCTATGACTGGGCGGGACTGCTGTTCGACCCGTTCTATCCGGCGCTGGTGATCGCGCTGCTGGTGATCGGCTCGGTGCTTTACACCTTCCGCCAGGCTGAGCGTGCCCGCGCCGGCATCCGCCGCGCCTTCCAGTATTACGTCGCGCCGGCGGTGGTCGACGAGATCATCGCCGATCCGACGCGGCTGGAACTTGGCGGCGAGATGCGCGAACTGACGCTGCTGTTCTGCGACGTGCGCAATTTCACCACCCTTGCCGAAGGCCTGAGCGCAACCGAGCTGACCAGCTTCATCAACGAGCTGATGACGCCGCTCTCGGACATCCTCCTCGAGCATCGCGGCACGATCGACAAATATATGGGCGACGCCGTCATGGCGTTCTGGAACGCGCCGCTCGACGATCCCGACCATGCGCGCCACGCGCTGGACGCCGCCGAGGCGATGATGGACGCGATGGTCGGGCTCAACGCGCGCTGGCAGGCTGCGGCGGCGGAGCGCGGGCGCGCCATGCCGGAGGTGCGGATCGGCATCGGCATCAATACCGGCGCCTGCTGCGTTGGCAATCTCGGCACGGCGCGGCGCTTCGACTATTCGGCGATCGGCGACGAGGTCAACATCGCCAGCCGCCTCGAGCAGCTGACCAAGGAATACGGCCTTGGCGTCATTGTCGGCGAGCCGACGGTGCGGGCGGCGGGGACGGACGGGCTGGTGGAGATCGACCGCATCCAGGTGCGCGGCCGCCACGGCGTCAGCCGCATCTTCACCATGGTGCCGGATGATGCTGAGCCTGATTTCGTCGAGGCGCAGCAGGCCTTCGCCGCCGTCCTGCCGCAACAGGATCCGGCGATCTGGCGCGAGGCATTTTATCGCGCAAAGTCCTCCGCCCCGGCTCGCTTTGCCGGCTACTATCAACTTATGCTGGAGCGGCTTTCGGCGCGTGGCGGACTCGGGGGGGAGCCGTCGCCACAGATCACAATCGACCTGTGA
- a CDS encoding DUF3307 domain-containing protein has translation MAIFQVKHVVCDYFLQTTNQILNKGRYGHPAGLLHAGTHVLGSIPVFLIYPTRWPIALLILALEFVAHYHIDWLKNDLSARFGWEPKDKQYWWAMGLDQLAHQATYIAMTIALVLVNR, from the coding sequence TTGGCAATATTCCAGGTCAAGCATGTCGTCTGTGACTATTTCCTGCAGACGACCAACCAGATCCTCAACAAGGGACGCTATGGCCACCCGGCCGGGCTCCTCCACGCCGGGACCCATGTTCTCGGATCGATCCCGGTCTTCCTGATCTATCCGACGCGCTGGCCGATCGCGCTGCTGATCCTGGCGCTGGAATTCGTGGCGCATTATCACATCGACTGGCTGAAGAACGACCTCAGCGCCCGCTTTGGCTGGGAGCCGAAGGACAAGCAGTACTGGTGGGCAATGGGTCTCGACCAGTTGGCGCACCAGGCGACCTATATCGCGATGACGATCGCGCTGGTTCTGGTCAATCGATAG
- a CDS encoding porin family protein → MKRSLLAFALTAYAVALGAYITPALAVDRSEAIALGEAYQRVLANPTDTAANMEYARLAEAVGQPRKALATYERVLLYDPENAEALAALVRIRRQLQPDTTLVTLTGGLGYESNPLQRHSDLESSLKAYVAGRVQDERRLGDTRWRTLLLGNAEYFSDVSQLDYGYLGGVTGPILPVGAQLSVNPFAGGGVSFLDNAYYYSEAIAGMQFEGYLQGAYQLLRVRGGYRSFGDQSISTDGFYADVVGRWALPQVVQDSDVFVFTPHARWSGIGGIDVTNTSLGPDDIKPGDYVSWGARFEYFNQVADWLTLGGGVDVTQTLYSNLYAPDGDKRDDVMIEPLLSAVFNRALGMQTDIALDYRYQWNQSNDEQAEFGNHIAMARVVTRF, encoded by the coding sequence GTGAAGCGCAGTCTTCTGGCGTTTGCACTCACCGCCTATGCCGTCGCTCTTGGCGCGTACATCACGCCGGCTCTGGCGGTGGATCGTTCGGAGGCGATCGCCCTGGGCGAGGCTTACCAGCGCGTGCTCGCCAACCCGACCGATACCGCCGCCAACATGGAATATGCCCGCCTGGCCGAGGCGGTCGGGCAGCCGCGCAAGGCGCTCGCGACCTATGAACGCGTGCTGCTCTACGATCCCGAAAACGCCGAGGCGCTGGCAGCGCTGGTGCGCATCCGCCGCCAGTTGCAGCCGGACACGACGCTGGTCACGCTGACGGGCGGGCTTGGCTATGAGAGCAACCCGCTGCAGCGCCATAGCGACCTCGAAAGCTCGCTGAAAGCCTATGTGGCCGGGCGGGTCCAGGACGAGCGCCGCCTGGGCGACACGCGCTGGCGCACGCTGCTGCTCGGCAATGCCGAGTATTTCAGCGATGTCAGCCAGCTCGACTATGGTTATCTCGGCGGCGTCACCGGACCGATCCTGCCGGTCGGGGCGCAGCTCAGTGTCAATCCGTTTGCCGGCGGCGGCGTGTCCTTCCTCGACAACGCCTATTACTATTCCGAGGCGATCGCCGGCATGCAGTTCGAGGGCTACCTGCAGGGCGCCTACCAGCTGCTGCGGGTGCGCGGCGGCTATCGCAGCTTCGGCGACCAGTCCATCTCGACGGACGGCTTCTATGCCGACGTCGTCGGCCGCTGGGCGTTGCCGCAGGTGGTTCAGGACAGCGACGTCTTCGTCTTCACGCCGCATGCGCGCTGGAGCGGCATTGGCGGCATCGACGTGACCAATACCAGTCTCGGCCCGGACGACATCAAGCCGGGCGATTATGTCTCCTGGGGCGCGCGCTTCGAATATTTCAACCAGGTTGCCGACTGGCTGACTTTGGGCGGCGGCGTCGACGTCACCCAGACGCTCTACAGCAACCTCTACGCGCCCGACGGCGACAAGCGCGACGACGTGATGATCGAGCCGCTGCTCAGCGCCGTGTTCAACCGCGCCCTCGGCATGCAGACGGACATCGCGCTCGACTACCGCTACCAGTGGAACCAGTCGAACGACGAGCAGGCCGAATTCGGCAACCATATCGCCATGGCCCGGGTGGTCACGCGGTTCTGA
- a CDS encoding FecR family protein — MRIGRLIRTAAAVLALATVAAAPASAADTTIGRAGAVHNKVEGVVRGAARPLAVRDPIVQNQQVRTGANSTAQLLFLDETSLNVGPGSDVTLDRFVYDPGRSQNDIALRATKGIFRFVSGSSDPRSYHLKTPVATIGVRGTIYDTIVGPSESVIILVEGKLVITLPGGREVTLDRPGKALRIHKGGRIEGPLTWDGSLIRVTGVVPYPLYGDSFLPYPEKLQAQDGRNDVINDLNNRVRDIGPPPCEPGSCGCNGGSATHAGCD, encoded by the coding sequence ATGCGTATCGGCCGACTCATCAGGACCGCCGCGGCCGTCCTGGCCCTCGCCACGGTCGCTGCGGCCCCGGCTTCCGCCGCCGATACGACGATCGGCCGGGCCGGCGCCGTTCACAACAAGGTGGAAGGCGTGGTTCGCGGCGCCGCGCGGCCGCTCGCCGTGCGCGACCCCATCGTCCAGAACCAGCAGGTGCGCACTGGCGCGAATTCGACCGCGCAGCTCCTGTTCCTGGATGAGACCAGCCTGAATGTCGGGCCTGGTTCCGACGTGACGCTCGACCGCTTCGTCTACGATCCCGGCCGCTCGCAGAACGACATCGCACTGCGCGCCACCAAGGGCATCTTCCGCTTCGTCTCCGGCTCGTCCGATCCGCGAAGCTATCACCTGAAGACGCCGGTCGCGACGATCGGCGTGCGCGGCACGATCTACGACACGATCGTCGGGCCCAGCGAATCCGTCATCATCCTCGTCGAGGGCAAGCTGGTGATCACGCTCCCCGGCGGGCGCGAGGTCACGCTCGACCGGCCCGGCAAGGCGCTGCGCATCCACAAGGGCGGCCGCATCGAGGGGCCGCTGACCTGGGACGGCTCGCTGATCCGCGTCACCGGCGTCGTGCCGTATCCGCTCTATGGCGACAGCTTCCTGCCCTATCCGGAGAAGCTGCAGGCCCAGGACGGCCGCAACGACGTCATCAACGACCTCAACAACCGCGTTCGCGACATCGGGCCGCCGCCCTGCGAACCCGGCAGCTGCGGCTGCAATGGCGGTTCGGCCACCCATGCCGGGTGCGACTAG
- a CDS encoding Crp/Fnr family transcriptional regulator, with translation MEARDVLARTPLFADVLSARQLDELAARSKVYDVGKDRVLMTEGDFGTSMFIIVSGKVDVTVAGTRHPHREVAMLGPGELFGEMSLMTGARRAATVTTMEPTRVVEITKVALENVLTHSPELVDHFGAVLAKRRAELEQIADDEHASRILGIRTDEIVGAMRRLFGRG, from the coding sequence ATGGAAGCGCGCGACGTTCTGGCCCGGACCCCGCTTTTTGCCGACGTGCTTTCGGCGCGGCAGCTCGACGAGCTCGCCGCGCGCAGCAAGGTCTACGACGTCGGCAAGGACCGCGTGCTGATGACCGAGGGCGATTTCGGCACCTCGATGTTCATCATCGTCAGCGGCAAGGTCGACGTCACCGTCGCCGGCACCCGCCATCCGCACCGGGAAGTCGCCATGCTCGGGCCCGGCGAGCTGTTCGGCGAGATGTCGCTGATGACCGGCGCCCGCCGCGCCGCCACCGTCACGACGATGGAACCGACGCGCGTCGTCGAGATCACCAAGGTGGCGCTCGAAAACGTGCTGACGCACTCGCCGGAACTGGTCGATCATTTCGGCGCGGTCCTGGCCAAGCGCCGGGCCGAGCTGGAGCAGATCGCGGACGACGAGCATGCGAGCCGCATCCTCGGCATCCGCACCGACGAGATCGTCGGCGCCATGCGGCGCCTGTTCGGACGCGGCTAG
- a CDS encoding energy transducer TonB — MKVRRASWAWALVLSIAAHGAVVAAFTPDPNEVAEAGSGAGSSVEGSIDATLGSDVEIQEFLSEELKTAQDTEVAPTAEPATLAALSASPMDAEPTPQPTQPAAAEAVQPAAVPELSPAATPSSSIAPVLTADLSATPIESDLPAAPSPVMTEIVPTETLASIAPTTPDLAPVEPAPAVSAAATETLEATTPAVEAKPVQPVAKPVQTAVLTTLKPVEELTPQETPEELAPLPEAKPVEVQPVEKPTETKPVEAKRVEPKPVEKKIAEKAEPTRKPPREKAEKADRKRKAEAPSRGNAETESRRGASVASNNTTARDSGTGRSREAGSGAAANSNYKGKVRAKIARSTQMPSKAQRLGISGRAQVRFVITPSGAAQNIVVASSAGNPMLDEAAIAAVRRASPFPRMPEGMTQLEINVPIAFKLEGR, encoded by the coding sequence ATGAAGGTTCGGCGCGCTTCCTGGGCTTGGGCACTGGTTCTGTCGATCGCGGCGCATGGCGCGGTGGTCGCAGCCTTCACGCCCGATCCCAATGAGGTCGCGGAAGCCGGCAGCGGCGCCGGCAGCTCGGTCGAGGGTTCGATCGATGCGACGCTCGGCTCGGATGTCGAGATCCAGGAGTTCCTCAGCGAAGAGCTGAAGACGGCCCAGGATACCGAGGTCGCGCCGACCGCCGAACCGGCCACGCTGGCCGCCCTCTCCGCCTCCCCGATGGATGCCGAGCCGACACCGCAGCCGACCCAGCCGGCCGCCGCAGAGGCCGTGCAGCCGGCTGCCGTCCCCGAACTCAGCCCGGCGGCCACGCCGTCGAGCAGCATAGCACCGGTGCTGACCGCCGATCTCTCGGCCACGCCGATCGAGAGCGACCTCCCGGCCGCCCCCTCGCCCGTGATGACCGAGATCGTCCCGACGGAGACGCTCGCCTCGATCGCCCCGACGACGCCGGACCTCGCGCCGGTCGAGCCGGCCCCCGCCGTATCGGCCGCGGCGACCGAGACCCTGGAAGCCACGACGCCTGCCGTCGAGGCCAAGCCCGTCCAGCCTGTCGCCAAGCCGGTGCAGACGGCGGTGCTGACGACTCTGAAGCCAGTCGAGGAACTGACGCCGCAGGAGACACCGGAAGAGCTGGCGCCCCTGCCCGAGGCCAAGCCGGTCGAGGTGCAGCCCGTCGAGAAGCCGACCGAGACCAAGCCGGTCGAAGCCAAGCGCGTCGAGCCGAAGCCGGTTGAGAAGAAGATCGCCGAAAAGGCCGAGCCGACCCGCAAGCCGCCGCGCGAAAAGGCGGAGAAGGCCGACAGGAAGCGCAAAGCCGAAGCGCCGAGCCGCGGCAATGCCGAGACAGAGAGCCGCCGCGGGGCATCCGTCGCCAGCAACAACACGACCGCCCGCGACAGCGGCACGGGCCGCTCGCGGGAGGCGGGATCCGGCGCCGCCGCCAATTCGAACTACAAGGGCAAGGTGCGGGCCAAGATCGCGCGGTCAACCCAGATGCCCAGCAAGGCACAGCGGCTCGGCATCAGCGGCCGCGCCCAGGTCCGGTTCGTGATCACGCCATCTGGCGCCGCCCAGAACATCGTGGTGGCGAGCAGCGCCGGAAACCCGATGCTCGACGAAGCCGCCATCGCCGCGGTCCGCCGAGCATCCCCCTTTCCGCGCATGCCAGAAGGCATGACCCAGCTCGAAATCAACGTTCCGATCGCTTTCAAACTCGAAGGCCGCTAG
- the rirA gene encoding iron-responsive transcriptional regulator RirA has protein sequence MRLTQQTSYSIRILLYCAANPGSNSRIKDIASTYSISELHLFKIMHVLVESGFVETIRGRNGGIRLARSAHEISIGEVVRATESNFFLTDCFDTANRDCPLVDSCGVNKILAEALRAFFAVLDSYTIADVAKDRGQLRGLLDLDHEAMHPITALAFSAQPS, from the coding sequence ATGCGCCTGACCCAACAGACCAGCTATTCCATCCGCATCCTGCTCTATTGCGCCGCCAACCCAGGCAGCAACAGCCGGATCAAGGATATCGCATCGACCTACAGCATCTCCGAGCTGCATCTCTTCAAGATCATGCACGTCCTCGTCGAGAGCGGCTTCGTCGAGACCATCCGCGGCCGCAATGGCGGCATCCGGCTCGCCCGCTCGGCGCATGAGATCTCGATCGGCGAGGTCGTCCGCGCCACCGAGAGCAACTTCTTCCTCACCGACTGCTTCGACACGGCCAACCGCGATTGCCCGCTGGTCGATTCCTGCGGTGTGAACAAGATTCTGGCGGAAGCGCTGCGCGCCTTCTTCGCCGTTCTCGACAGCTACACCATCGCCGACGTCGCCAAGGATCGCGGCCAGCTGCGCGGGCTCCTCGATCTCGACCACGAGGCGATGCACCCGATCACCGCCCTCGCCTTCTCCGCCCAGCCCTCCTGA
- a CDS encoding ABC transporter ATP-binding protein → MASLTLREVQKSFGEVPIIRGVDLEVKDGEFCVFVGPSGCGKSTLLRLIAGLEGTTDGTVRIGDRDVTRLAPAERGVSMVFQSYALYPHMTVAENIGFGMKMAKMPKSEIQARTEKAAKMLHLTELLQRRPAQLSGGQRQRVAIGRAIVREPDVFLFDEPLSNLDAALRVQMRIEISKLHNDLKATMIYVTHDQVEAMTMADKIVVLSAGKIEQVGSPLELYHRPNNIFVATFIGSPKMNLFKVNVTEVTGGSAIIALPGGSTLAVPTRGATITPGPMTLGVRPEHLTIAPTDTGGIPGVVSLSEHLGGETMLYIDVDGSDPTVVKADGLAGQRSGDKIRIIVAPETVHLFDQSGKAVVNGSLI, encoded by the coding sequence ATGGCAAGTCTGACGTTGCGCGAAGTCCAGAAGTCGTTTGGTGAGGTTCCCATCATCCGCGGCGTCGATCTCGAAGTGAAGGACGGCGAGTTCTGCGTCTTCGTTGGCCCGTCGGGTTGTGGCAAGTCGACGCTTCTGCGTCTGATCGCCGGACTTGAAGGCACGACGGACGGCACCGTCCGCATTGGCGATCGCGACGTGACCCGCCTGGCGCCGGCCGAGCGCGGCGTTTCGATGGTGTTCCAGTCCTACGCCCTTTACCCGCACATGACCGTCGCCGAGAACATCGGCTTCGGCATGAAGATGGCCAAGATGCCGAAGTCCGAGATCCAGGCGCGCACCGAAAAGGCCGCCAAGATGCTGCACCTGACGGAGCTGCTGCAGCGCCGCCCGGCCCAGCTCTCCGGCGGTCAGCGCCAGCGCGTCGCCATTGGCCGCGCCATCGTTCGCGAGCCGGACGTGTTCCTGTTCGACGAGCCGCTGTCGAACCTCGACGCCGCGCTGCGCGTGCAGATGCGCATCGAGATCTCGAAGCTGCACAATGATCTCAAGGCGACGATGATCTACGTCACCCACGATCAGGTCGAAGCCATGACCATGGCCGACAAGATCGTCGTGCTCAGCGCCGGCAAGATCGAGCAGGTCGGTTCGCCGCTCGAGCTCTACCACCGCCCGAACAACATCTTCGTCGCCACCTTCATCGGCAGCCCGAAGATGAACCTGTTCAAGGTCAACGTCACGGAAGTGACCGGCGGTTCGGCGATCATCGCCCTGCCCGGCGGCTCTACCCTGGCGGTGCCGACGCGCGGCGCCACCATCACCCCGGGTCCGATGACCCTCGGCGTTCGTCCGGAGCATCTCACGATCGCCCCGACCGACACGGGCGGCATCCCCGGCGTCGTCTCGCTCTCCGAGCATCTCGGCGGCGAAACCATGCTCTACATCGACGTGGACGGTTCCGACCCGACCGTCGTCAAGGCCGATGGCCTTGCCGGCCAGCGTTCGGGCGACAAGATCCGCATCATCGTCGCGCCGGAGACGGTCCACCTGTTCGACCAGTCGGGCAAGGCCGTCGTGAACGGTTCGCTGATCTAG
- a CDS encoding efflux RND transporter periplasmic adaptor subunit, whose product MPLWKQILLCLVVVILAAGGWYAFQHRDSLGDGAGGRSASAAPGGGRPGGGGPTLVVTEAVTSEVESDQVRSVGTVKVPRSINIYPQVSAVVNEVLFKAGDKVTKDQPLVRLDDADQRVALDLANIALKDAQAALDRAQKLSASRNLALSALEDAQSVERKAQIAVLGAQIALDRRTITAPFEGVVGLSDLAVGDFVTSSTVVTTLDDVSTLLVSFLVPERYAGRVVEGLAVTATAASKPDATISGKVTSVDTRIDPTARTLKVEASLDAEAANAVGVKPGMSVVVSLGFAGEKRMAISALSIQWDRAGSYIWTVVDDVAKRLPITVLERQSGRVLVSGELKEGDKVVVEGLQRLREGSKVAEFATAATGANASTGKGS is encoded by the coding sequence ATGCCGCTTTGGAAACAGATACTGCTCTGCCTTGTCGTCGTCATTCTCGCGGCAGGGGGCTGGTACGCCTTCCAGCATCGCGATTCGCTGGGCGACGGCGCCGGAGGCAGGAGTGCGTCCGCGGCCCCCGGTGGCGGCCGTCCGGGCGGCGGCGGGCCGACGCTGGTGGTGACCGAAGCCGTGACGAGCGAGGTCGAGAGCGACCAGGTGCGCTCGGTCGGCACCGTGAAAGTGCCGCGTTCCATCAACATCTACCCGCAGGTCTCGGCGGTCGTGAACGAGGTGCTGTTCAAGGCGGGCGACAAGGTTACCAAGGATCAGCCACTGGTCCGGCTGGATGACGCCGACCAGCGCGTCGCGCTCGACCTTGCCAATATCGCCCTCAAGGATGCCCAGGCGGCGCTCGACCGCGCCCAGAAGCTCTCGGCCAGCCGCAACCTCGCGCTTTCGGCGCTGGAGGACGCGCAGTCGGTGGAGCGCAAGGCGCAGATCGCCGTGCTCGGCGCGCAGATCGCGCTGGACCGCCGCACCATCACCGCGCCCTTCGAGGGAGTCGTCGGTTTGAGCGACCTGGCGGTCGGCGATTTCGTCACCTCGTCTACGGTCGTCACCACGCTGGACGATGTCTCGACGCTGCTGGTCAGCTTCCTGGTGCCGGAGCGCTATGCCGGCCGTGTGGTGGAAGGCCTCGCGGTGACGGCGACGGCGGCCAGCAAGCCGGACGCGACCATCTCCGGCAAGGTTACCTCGGTCGATACGCGCATCGACCCGACCGCCCGCACCCTCAAGGTCGAGGCCTCGCTCGACGCGGAAGCCGCCAATGCCGTCGGCGTCAAGCCGGGCATGTCGGTGGTCGTCTCGCTCGGCTTTGCCGGCGAGAAGCGCATGGCCATCTCCGCCCTGTCGATCCAGTGGGACCGGGCCGGTTCCTATATCTGGACGGTGGTCGACGATGTGGCCAAGCGGCTGCCCATCACGGTACTGGAGCGCCAGAGCGGGCGCGTGCTCGTCTCGGGCGAGCTGAAGGAGGGCGACAAGGTCGTCGTCGAGGGCCTGCAGCGTCTGCGCGAGGGCTCGAAGGTGGCTGAATTCGCCACCGCCGCCACCGGCGCGAATGCTTCCACCGGGAAGGGCAGCTGA